The DNA segment CCGTCGCGCCCCAGTACTCCGGAAGCTACCGCAGCCCACTGACAATGGCCCCCGGAGCGGGGAAACCCGCAGCTAGGGCGGGCGCGCGCACCGGGTCAGTGCGCCGGTACGGCCTCCCGGCGCGCGGCGGTACGGGCCGCGAGGGTGCCCAGCGCGGTGATGGCGACGACGCCCATCACGGCGAGCAGGCCGACGCCGACCGTGCCCGCCCAGCCGCCGGAGTGGAAGGCGAGCGCGCCGACGGTGCTGCCCGCGCTGGAGCCGATGTAGTACGACGACTGGTACAGGGCGGTCGCCTGGGCGCGGCCGTGCGTGGCCGTCTTGCCGACCGCCGAGGAGGCGACGGCGTGGCCCGCGAAGAAGCCGGCCGTGATCAGCACCAGGCCGAGCAGGACCAGCGGCAGGGACGGCACCAGCGACAGCAGCAGGCCCGCCGCCGTCGTACCGCCCGCCGTGTACAGCGCGCCCCGGCGGCCGAGGCGGCCCACCAGCCGGCCCGCCGACGACGCGGAGACCGTGCCGACCAGGTAGACCAGGAAGATCGAGCCGATGATGCCCTGCGGCAGGGAGAACGGCGCCTCGGTCAGCCGGTAGCCGATCACCGTGTAGACGCCGCCGAACACCGTCATGAACAGCGCGCCGATCGCGTAGAGGCGGCGCAGCAGCGGGGAGGAGAGGTGGTCGCGGACCGCGCGGGCCAGGACCCGGGGGCGCAGCGAGCCCGCCTCGAAGTGCTTCGGCGCGGGCAGCAGCAGCCGGAACGCCACCGCGCAGCCCACCGCGACCAGGCCGATCACGCCGACGGCGATCCGCCAGCCCCACTCCTGCGCGACCCAGCCGGTGATGACCCGGCCGCTCATGCCGCCCACGCTGTTGCCCGCGACGAACAGGCCGATCGCCGTGACCAGCGCCTTCGGCCGGACCTCCTCGGCCAGGTACGCCGTCGCGGAGGCGGGCAGCCCGGCCAGCGCGGCGCCCTGCACGGCCCGCAGCGCGACCAGCGCGCCGATGGACGGCGCGAACGGCACCAGCAGGCCGACGGCGACCGCGACCATCAGGGACGCCGTCATCACGGTCCGGCGGCCGAACCGCTCCGACAGCGCGCTCATCGGCAGCACGAACAGCGCCAGCCCGCCGGTCGCCGCCGCCACGGTCCAGCTCGCCTCGCCGGCCGCCACCCCGTAGTCGTCGGAGATCAGCGGGAGCAGGGCCTGGGTGGAGTACAGCAGCGCGAAGGTCGCCACGCCCGCGAGGAAGAGGGCGAAGCTCATCCGGCGGTAGCCGGGGCCGCCGGGCGTCAGCCGCGAGTCGGCCGGAGCGGGGGTCGGGGAGGTGGGGACGGGCGTGCGGGCGTCCAGGGTGACGGACGCCCCGGTACTGGCGGGAGACATGCCTCGAAACTAAGGACGCGGGCACTCATCCGTCCAATGCATGGAATCGCCATAATCGTTCCCATGGAGCATCAGCAGAGGTCACAGCCGCACCTGTCACCGTCCAGTGACAC comes from the Streptomyces seoulensis genome and includes:
- a CDS encoding MFS transporter, whose amino-acid sequence is MSPASTGASVTLDARTPVPTSPTPAPADSRLTPGGPGYRRMSFALFLAGVATFALLYSTQALLPLISDDYGVAAGEASWTVAAATGGLALFVLPMSALSERFGRRTVMTASLMVAVAVGLLVPFAPSIGALVALRAVQGAALAGLPASATAYLAEEVRPKALVTAIGLFVAGNSVGGMSGRVITGWVAQEWGWRIAVGVIGLVAVGCAVAFRLLLPAPKHFEAGSLRPRVLARAVRDHLSSPLLRRLYAIGALFMTVFGGVYTVIGYRLTEAPFSLPQGIIGSIFLVYLVGTVSASSAGRLVGRLGRRGALYTAGGTTAAGLLLSLVPSLPLVLLGLVLITAGFFAGHAVASSAVGKTATHGRAQATALYQSSYYIGSSAGSTVGALAFHSGGWAGTVGVGLLAVMGVVAITALGTLAARTAARREAVPAH